One segment of Balaenoptera ricei isolate mBalRic1 chromosome 8, mBalRic1.hap2, whole genome shotgun sequence DNA contains the following:
- the CSRP3 gene encoding cysteine and glycine-rich protein 3: MPNWGGGAKCGACGKAVYHAEEIQCNGRSFHKTCFHCMACKKALDSTTVAAHESEIYCKVCYGRRYGPKGIGYGQGAGCLSTDTGEHLGLQFQQSPKQARSATTSNPSKFTSKFGESEKCPRCRKSVYAAEKVMGGGKPWHKTCFRCAICGKSLESTNVTDKDGELYCKVCYAKNFGPTGIGFGGLTHQVEKKE, translated from the exons ATGCCAAACTGGGGCGGAGGAGCGAAATGCGGAGCCTGCGGAAAGGCCGTCTACCATGCGGAAGAAATCCAGTGCAATGGAAGGAGTTTCCACAAGACCTGTTTCCACTGCA TGGCCTGCAAGAAGGCTCTGGACAGCACCACAGTGGCAGCTCACGAGTCAGAGATCTACTGTAAGGTCTGCTACGGGCGCAGGTACGGCCCCAAGGGGATCGGGTATGGACAAGGTGCCGGCTGCCTCAGCACGGACACGGGTGAACACCTGGGCCTCCAGTTCCAACA GTCCCCAAAGCAGGCACGCTCTGCCACCACCAGCAACCCTTCCAAGTTCACTTCGAAGTTCGGAGAGTCGGAGAAGTGCCCTCGATGCAGAAAGTCAGTCTATGCTGCTGAGAAGGTGATGGGAGGTGGCAAG CCTTGGCACAAGACCTGTTTTCGCTGCGCTATCTGTGGGAAGAGTCTAGAGTCCACGAACGTCACTGACAAAGATGGGGAACTTTATTGCAAAG TTTGCTACGCCAAAAATTTTGGCCCTACAGGTATTGGGTTTGGGGGCCTTACACATCAAGTggaaaagaaagagtga